In one window of Thermodesulfobacteriota bacterium DNA:
- a CDS encoding nucleotidyl transferase AbiEii/AbiGii toxin family protein yields MGGVVLTRDNKKSQIEFIKRTAIIALFSDDHLMNIFVLKGGNAIDLILNINERSSMDLDFSIENDFSEEELDQIKLRIERTLENTFKTHGFVVFDLSFQKRPEIIPDSIKEFWGGYQIEFKVIDMVKKGFAKNLNDLRRRAEIIGNKQQKKIKVDISKYEYCIPKIEKEIDGYTIYIYSPEMIVCEKLRAICQQMPEYIEKTGNRKPSARARDFFDIYHVSKNFGIDLAEEENSRLLKLIFEAKRVPLHLIGQIEKEKEFHSHDFIAVKDTVRSNKIEDFAFYFEYVVNMTKGLKPLWEI; encoded by the coding sequence GTGGGTGGAGTAGTGTTAACGCGTGATAATAAAAAATCTCAAATAGAATTCATTAAGAGAACCGCGATAATCGCCCTTTTTTCTGACGATCATCTCATGAATATATTTGTCTTGAAAGGAGGTAACGCCATTGATTTAATTCTGAATATCAATGAAAGGTCTTCAATGGATCTGGATTTTTCAATTGAAAACGACTTTTCAGAAGAAGAACTTGACCAAATTAAATTGAGAATCGAGCGTACTCTTGAGAATACTTTCAAAACACATGGATTCGTAGTCTTTGATTTGTCTTTTCAGAAAAGGCCGGAGATCATTCCGGATAGCATTAAAGAATTTTGGGGCGGCTATCAAATTGAATTCAAAGTAATAGACATGGTAAAAAAAGGGTTCGCAAAAAATTTGAATGATTTGAGAAGAAGGGCAGAGATTATCGGCAATAAACAGCAGAAAAAAATCAAAGTCGATATCAGTAAATATGAATATTGCATTCCGAAGATCGAAAAAGAGATCGACGGCTATACGATTTACATATATTCTCCTGAAATGATTGTATGCGAAAAACTACGCGCAATATGCCAGCAAATGCCTGAATACATTGAAAAAACAGGCAACAGAAAACCATCGGCCCGCGCCAGAGATTTCTTTGATATCTATCATGTTTCAAAAAATTTTGGAATTGATTTGGCTGAGGAGGAAAATTCGAGACTACTTAAGCTCATTTTTGAAGCAAAACGAGTTCCTTTACATTTAATTGGACAAATAGAAAAGGAAAAAGAATTTCACAGTCACGACTTTATTGCTGTCAAAGATACGGTGAGAAGCAACAAAATAGAAGATTTTGCTTTTTATTTCGAATACGTTGTTAACATGACCAAAGGATTAAAACCCCTTTGGGAAATATAA
- the hisF gene encoding imidazole glycerol phosphate synthase subunit HisF produces MLTKRIIPCLDVKDGRVVKGVSFLELRDAGDPVESAKAYEEQGADELVFLDITASHEERKTILDVVEKTASEVFMPLTVGGGIRTLGDIRELLHAGTDKVSINTTAVEDPDFVRRASERFGSQCIVVAIDAKRAGNGWEVFTHGGRKPRGLDVVEWARKVESLGAGEILLTSMDRDGTKDGYDLELTRAVSLATSIPVIASGGAGTLEHMYEAFEAGLADAALAASIFHFGVFTIPETKEYLKRKGVRVRPPGKG; encoded by the coding sequence ATGCTTACCAAAAGGATAATACCCTGCCTGGACGTCAAGGACGGCCGGGTGGTAAAGGGCGTAAGCTTCCTCGAGCTACGGGACGCGGGAGACCCTGTCGAGTCGGCCAAGGCCTACGAGGAGCAGGGCGCGGACGAGCTCGTCTTCCTCGACATTACCGCCTCGCACGAGGAGAGAAAGACCATCCTCGACGTGGTCGAGAAGACGGCCTCCGAGGTCTTCATGCCGCTTACCGTGGGCGGCGGCATAAGGACGCTCGGCGACATAAGGGAGCTTCTGCACGCCGGGACAGACAAGGTCTCGATAAATACGACCGCGGTCGAGGACCCGGACTTCGTAAGGCGCGCCTCCGAGCGCTTCGGCAGCCAATGCATAGTCGTCGCCATAGACGCGAAGAGAGCGGGCAACGGCTGGGAGGTCTTCACCCACGGCGGGAGGAAACCGCGCGGCCTCGACGTTGTAGAATGGGCGCGGAAGGTCGAGTCCCTCGGCGCCGGGGAGATACTCCTTACGAGCATGGACAGGGACGGGACCAAAGACGGCTACGACCTGGAGCTTACGAGGGCAGTTTCGCTTGCCACCTCCATACCGGTCATCGCATCTGGCGGGGCAGGCACACTGGAGCACATGTACGAGGCGTTCGAGGCCGGGCTCGCGGACGCGGCGCTCGCGGCCTCCATCTTCCACTTCGGGGTCTTCACCATACCGGAGACAAAGGAATACCTTAAGAGGAAGGGCGTAAGGGTGCGCCCGCCCGGGAAGGGATGA
- a CDS encoding DUF2127 domain-containing protein, translated as MKKKNDGFLKFIIAYKIVLGIAEVAVGLSIYRHLGADVQEALTVMAVNLNLDADNRFIGAVISRAGMMGSGTLKLMVGVVLFLGVLNFFECAGLYLRQRWAEWTTVFTTGIFIPFEIYEILDEPTLFRTAILAINIAIVYYLAKHKELFGRRPRAAHNPRKPSYTNPASK; from the coding sequence ATGAAAAAAAAGAACGACGGGTTCCTTAAATTCATCATAGCCTACAAAATCGTCCTCGGGATAGCCGAGGTGGCCGTGGGCTTGAGCATCTACAGGCACCTCGGGGCGGACGTCCAGGAGGCCCTGACCGTAATGGCAGTGAACCTCAACCTCGACGCCGACAACAGGTTCATAGGCGCGGTCATAAGCAGGGCCGGCATGATGGGAAGCGGGACCCTGAAGCTCATGGTCGGGGTCGTCCTCTTCCTCGGGGTGCTCAACTTCTTCGAGTGCGCGGGCCTGTACTTGAGGCAGCGCTGGGCCGAATGGACGACCGTCTTTACGACCGGCATATTCATACCCTTCGAAATATACGAGATATTGGACGAACCGACCCTTTTCCGGACGGCTATCCTCGCGATAAACATAGCTATTGTCTACTATCTCGCCAAGCACAAGGAACTTTTCGGCAGGCGTCCCCGTGCCGCGCACAACCCCCGTAAGCCGTCTTATACCAATCCCGCCAGCAAATAA
- the priA gene encoding primosomal protein N': protein MKKYAEIAVALPVETTFTYSVPEELAGEAALGKRALVPFGRRLVTGYIIGLHAAPPAGIKEIKAVSDILDAYPLFDEKRLKFFKWLSSYYYAPLGEALSLIHPGAANLKSSRFIRASADVEVPSGLCRLEASILEAAAGKGVSVSALKKRFSGKPVYSVISRLGKKGLIIEEDSIEGGGSKKTERLVKLLDQGAAEAVKAPLQKNVLAFLDGAGGEATMGALVDGLGNGARNAVARLAEKGMVKIEERRVHRDPFSAIAPRQVLFEPNAEQKAAIDRIAEAIGTGGYSPFLLYGVTGSGKTLVYLKALQKAVEAGKRAIILSPEIALTPWPAAYLSALFPGRVALAHSGLSEGERLDEWQKAVEGRADIVVGARSALFTPLSSLGLIIVDEEHETSYKQEDGVRYNARDSALMLAKHLGITVVLGSATPSIETFHNANTGKLAPLVITKRVDSRPLPTMELEDMRGKKEVVSERLSSLLSETLASGMQSLLFLNRRGFGSSIICKDCGRRFECLNCSVPLTLHKGKRKLLCHYCDLSIPAPSLCPDCSGANLASIGAGTERVEEEVLRILPEARVGRMDRDTASLKGAARRIIGEVEDKKLDVLIGTQMASKGHHFPGVTLVGVVSGDTSLNIPDFRSTERTFQLITQAAGRAGRGNDPGHVVIQTLNPGHYCFRAIMAHDYDSFFREEIENRRELLYPPFTRLCVLRFDGLNEGEVAKAASALKLAAEKIITVKKFEIFALGPAPALVQMVKNRHRWQILLKSSEINPLHSLVRALKAHFEAGKSRVALSIDMDPATVV, encoded by the coding sequence ATGAAAAAATACGCAGAGATAGCCGTGGCCCTTCCGGTCGAGACGACCTTCACCTACAGCGTCCCGGAGGAGTTGGCGGGAGAGGCGGCCCTGGGAAAGCGCGCCCTCGTGCCCTTCGGGAGGCGGCTCGTGACCGGATACATCATAGGTCTCCATGCCGCCCCTCCCGCAGGGATAAAGGAGATAAAGGCCGTCTCGGACATACTCGACGCCTATCCTCTTTTCGACGAAAAGCGCCTCAAGTTCTTCAAATGGCTCTCCTCATATTATTACGCGCCCCTCGGCGAGGCGCTCTCTCTCATACACCCCGGGGCCGCCAACCTCAAAAGCTCCCGCTTTATACGGGCCTCCGCGGACGTGGAAGTCCCGAGCGGGCTCTGCCGGCTTGAGGCTTCCATACTTGAAGCGGCTGCCGGGAAGGGCGTCTCGGTCTCGGCATTGAAAAAGAGGTTCAGCGGAAAACCCGTATATAGCGTCATCTCGAGACTCGGGAAAAAGGGCCTCATAATCGAGGAAGATTCAATCGAGGGCGGCGGCTCGAAAAAGACCGAAAGGCTCGTGAAGCTGCTGGACCAGGGGGCCGCCGAGGCCGTCAAGGCCCCTCTCCAGAAAAATGTATTGGCTTTCCTTGACGGCGCTGGCGGCGAGGCAACGATGGGGGCGCTCGTTGACGGGCTCGGAAACGGCGCAAGAAACGCTGTGGCGAGGCTTGCGGAAAAGGGCATGGTGAAGATAGAGGAGCGCCGTGTCCACAGGGACCCCTTTTCTGCCATAGCCCCGAGACAGGTCCTGTTCGAGCCCAATGCCGAGCAGAAGGCCGCTATAGACAGGATAGCCGAGGCCATCGGCACGGGCGGCTACAGCCCCTTCCTCCTCTACGGCGTGACCGGGAGCGGGAAAACGCTCGTGTATCTCAAGGCCCTGCAAAAGGCGGTGGAGGCAGGGAAAAGGGCCATCATCCTCTCGCCGGAGATAGCCCTCACGCCCTGGCCCGCAGCCTACCTTAGCGCCCTTTTCCCCGGAAGGGTAGCGCTCGCGCATAGCGGCCTTTCCGAAGGCGAGAGGCTTGACGAGTGGCAGAAGGCGGTGGAGGGCAGGGCCGACATAGTGGTCGGGGCGCGCTCGGCCCTTTTCACGCCTTTAAGCAGCCTCGGGCTCATCATAGTGGACGAGGAGCACGAGACCTCCTACAAGCAGGAGGACGGGGTAAGGTACAATGCGCGCGACTCGGCCCTCATGCTCGCAAAGCACCTGGGCATAACGGTGGTCCTCGGCTCGGCTACGCCTTCCATAGAGACCTTCCATAACGCAAACACCGGGAAGCTTGCGCCGCTCGTCATAACGAAGAGGGTGGATTCAAGGCCGCTCCCCACGATGGAGCTTGAGGACATGCGGGGGAAAAAAGAGGTCGTCTCAGAGAGGCTCTCCTCACTCCTTTCCGAGACCCTGGCCTCGGGAATGCAGTCGCTCCTTTTCCTCAACAGGCGCGGGTTCGGAAGCTCCATAATATGCAAGGATTGCGGAAGGCGTTTCGAGTGCCTGAACTGCTCGGTGCCCCTTACGCTGCATAAGGGAAAAAGGAAGCTCCTCTGCCACTACTGCGACCTCTCCATTCCGGCGCCCTCGCTCTGCCCGGACTGCTCCGGGGCAAACCTCGCCTCGATCGGCGCTGGGACCGAGAGGGTCGAGGAGGAGGTCCTGCGAATCCTGCCTGAGGCCCGCGTCGGCAGGATGGACCGGGACACCGCATCGCTTAAAGGGGCAGCGAGGAGGATAATCGGGGAGGTGGAGGATAAGAAACTCGACGTCCTCATAGGCACGCAGATGGCCTCGAAAGGGCACCACTTCCCGGGTGTTACGCTCGTGGGTGTAGTGTCCGGCGACACGTCCCTCAATATCCCGGATTTCAGGTCTACTGAAAGGACATTCCAGCTCATAACCCAGGCAGCCGGACGGGCCGGGAGGGGGAACGACCCGGGGCACGTGGTCATACAGACCCTGAACCCGGGCCATTACTGCTTCAGGGCCATAATGGCCCATGATTACGACTCCTTTTTCAGGGAGGAGATCGAGAACCGTAGAGAGCTACTCTATCCTCCCTTTACCCGCCTCTGCGTCTTGAGGTTCGACGGCTTGAACGAAGGAGAGGTGGCCAAGGCCGCAAGCGCCCTCAAATTGGCGGCAGAGAAGATAATCACGGTTAAAAAATTTGAAATATTTGCGCTCGGACCTGCCCCGGCCCTTGTGCAGATGGTGAAAAACCGGCATAGATGGCAGATACTGTTGAAAAGCAGCGAAATAAACCCCCTCCATTCGCTGGTCCGCGCCCTCAAGGCCCATTTCGAGGCCGGCAAAAGCAGGGTTGCCCTCTCCATAGACATGGACCCGGCAACCGTGGTCTAA
- the hisH gene encoding imidazole glycerol phosphate synthase subunit HisH produces MIAIIDYDMGNLRSVAKGFERVGANALVTRDSRAIMDASHLVLPGVGAFKDCMRNLEEYGLVEPILKSIEKGKPFLGICLGLQLLFEESEEFGPHKGLGVIRGRVKRFPAAQGLKVPHMGWNEARKKKGSALLEGIEDNSFFYFVHSYYASPEDRSVDLTTTEYGVEFTSAIERDNVMACQFHPEKSQKTGLKVLDNFSRMR; encoded by the coding sequence ATGATAGCGATAATAGATTACGACATGGGGAACCTCCGAAGCGTTGCCAAGGGCTTCGAAAGGGTCGGCGCGAATGCGCTTGTGACCAGGGACAGCCGCGCCATAATGGACGCGAGCCATTTGGTGCTTCCGGGTGTCGGAGCGTTCAAGGACTGCATGAGGAACCTGGAGGAATACGGGCTGGTGGAGCCCATCCTAAAATCCATAGAAAAGGGAAAGCCGTTCCTCGGCATATGCCTGGGACTTCAGCTCCTTTTCGAGGAATCCGAGGAGTTCGGCCCGCATAAGGGCCTCGGGGTCATAAGGGGACGGGTGAAGCGATTTCCCGCCGCACAGGGGCTCAAGGTGCCGCACATGGGCTGGAACGAGGCCAGGAAAAAGAAGGGCTCGGCCCTTCTCGAAGGGATAGAGGACAATTCCTTCTTCTACTTCGTGCACTCGTACTACGCCTCTCCGGAGGACAGGTCGGTGGACCTTACCACCACCGAATACGGAGTGGAGTTCACGAGCGCGATAGAGCGGGATAACGTCATGGCCTGCCAGTTCCACCCTGAAAAGAGCCAGAAGACGGGCCTCAAGGTGCTCGATAATTTCAGCAGGATGCGCTAA
- the rpsF gene encoding 30S ribosomal protein S6 yields the protein MNRYETVCIVRPDIAEDAIKGIIQKASSSLEGAGGTVVRVDEWGRRKLAYPIQKKGEGYYFVLQYTSSPEASKEVERLFKLSEDVLRYQTIRIIATKKAEEKTAAEAPAAAAEAAPAEGGQANG from the coding sequence ATGAACAGGTACGAAACGGTCTGCATTGTCCGGCCCGACATTGCAGAGGATGCCATAAAAGGCATCATCCAGAAGGCCTCGTCGTCGCTCGAAGGCGCCGGCGGGACCGTGGTAAGGGTCGACGAATGGGGGAGGAGGAAGCTCGCCTATCCCATTCAGAAAAAGGGAGAGGGCTACTATTTCGTCCTCCAGTACACGAGCTCGCCCGAGGCCAGCAAGGAAGTCGAAAGGCTCTTCAAGTTGAGCGAGGACGTGCTCCGTTACCAGACCATCAGGATCATCGCCACAAAGAAGGCTGAGGAGAAGACGGCGGCAGAGGCCCCGGCGGCCGCTGCCGAAGCAGCCCCGGCGGAAGGAGGTCAGGCAAATGGCTAA
- the rplI gene encoding 50S ribosomal protein L9, with protein sequence MRVILKKDMDNLGAFGDVVKVAPGYARNYLIPQGIAAEANRSNLRQFEAEKDAHLRKLQAKREKAETLKARLDAVSLSFTRKTSEEDKLFGSVTAHDIEEGLKAQGFEFERKDIVLEEPIKSLGEHAVKVKLHPGISAEVKVSVLKEE encoded by the coding sequence ATGAGGGTGATACTTAAAAAAGACATGGATAACCTCGGGGCATTCGGCGACGTGGTCAAGGTGGCCCCGGGATATGCAAGGAACTACCTCATACCGCAGGGCATCGCGGCAGAGGCCAACAGGAGCAACTTGAGGCAGTTCGAGGCGGAGAAGGATGCGCACCTCCGTAAGCTCCAGGCGAAAAGAGAAAAGGCCGAGACGCTGAAAGCCAGGCTCGACGCGGTCTCATTGAGCTTTACGAGGAAGACATCCGAAGAGGACAAGCTCTTCGGCTCGGTCACGGCTCACGACATCGAGGAAGGGCTCAAGGCCCAGGGCTTCGAGTTCGAGAGAAAGGACATCGTGCTCGAAGAGCCCATAAAGAGCCTCGGGGAGCACGCGGTGAAAGTAAAGCTCCACCCCGGCATTTCAGCGGAAGTCAAGGTCAGCGTCCTTAAAGAAGAATAA
- the dnaB gene encoding replicative DNA helicase: MAIQAPKEIATRRVPPHNIEAEQSVLGGILLEKDSINKVLEVLSPDGSDFYHDAHAKLFKGMVKLFEKTTPIDVVTLSDLFKGSDELASVGGLPYIIELVETTPTAANIMYYARIVKGKAVVRRLIGAATEIATLGYEGVENPDDFVDQAEQKIFQISQDRTKKSFYALKDLIKGAFESIEKLYERKSHVTGISTGFRELDKLTAGLQDSDLVIIAGRPGMGKTSFALNLAENAAIDANAPVAVFSLEMSKEQLVQRMLASRARIDLQKLRNGFLKDEDWGKLTTAVGTLYEAPIYIDDTPAQTVLEMRAKARRWKEEFGLRLIMVDYLQLMRGRKGADSREQEISDISRSLKALAKELHVPVVALSQLSRRAEQREGSVPQLSDLRESGAIEQDADVVMFVYREGVYKKCECPADLCTCGVRKSAEIRVEKQRNGPTGVARLTFMNEYTRFEDQAPHEYDIQGEWVE; the protein is encoded by the coding sequence ATGGCTATTCAGGCACCGAAAGAGATCGCCACCCGCAGGGTGCCGCCGCACAACATCGAAGCGGAGCAGTCGGTCCTCGGCGGCATACTCCTTGAAAAAGACTCCATAAACAAGGTCCTCGAAGTCCTTTCCCCCGACGGCTCGGATTTCTACCACGACGCGCACGCGAAGCTATTCAAGGGCATGGTCAAGCTCTTCGAGAAGACGACGCCCATTGACGTCGTGACCCTATCGGACCTCTTCAAGGGCTCGGACGAGCTCGCGTCCGTAGGCGGACTGCCCTACATAATCGAGCTCGTTGAGACCACGCCCACTGCCGCCAACATCATGTACTACGCCCGGATCGTAAAGGGCAAGGCGGTGGTGAGGCGGCTCATAGGCGCGGCGACCGAAATCGCCACCCTGGGGTACGAGGGGGTCGAAAACCCAGACGACTTCGTTGACCAGGCCGAGCAGAAGATATTCCAGATATCCCAGGACAGGACCAAGAAGTCCTTTTATGCGTTAAAAGACCTCATAAAGGGCGCCTTCGAGTCCATAGAGAAGCTATACGAGAGGAAGAGCCACGTTACTGGCATCTCCACGGGCTTCAGGGAGCTCGACAAGCTCACAGCGGGGCTACAGGATTCCGACCTCGTAATCATAGCCGGAAGGCCGGGCATGGGGAAGACCTCCTTTGCCCTGAACCTCGCCGAGAACGCCGCTATCGACGCGAACGCCCCAGTCGCCGTCTTTTCGCTCGAGATGAGCAAGGAGCAGCTCGTCCAGAGGATGCTCGCCTCAAGGGCCAGGATAGACCTCCAGAAGCTCAGGAACGGGTTTCTGAAAGACGAGGACTGGGGAAAGCTCACGACAGCCGTGGGCACCCTGTACGAGGCGCCCATCTACATAGACGACACGCCCGCGCAGACCGTCCTAGAGATGAGGGCAAAGGCCCGCAGGTGGAAAGAAGAGTTCGGCCTCAGGCTCATAATGGTAGACTATTTGCAGCTCATGCGCGGCAGGAAGGGCGCGGACAGCCGCGAGCAGGAGATATCCGACATATCGCGGTCTTTAAAGGCCCTGGCAAAGGAGCTGCACGTGCCTGTTGTGGCCCTCTCGCAGCTTTCGAGGCGGGCTGAGCAGCGCGAGGGGAGCGTTCCCCAGCTATCGGACCTCCGCGAATCAGGGGCGATAGAGCAGGACGCGGACGTCGTAATGTTCGTCTACAGGGAAGGCGTCTACAAGAAGTGCGAGTGCCCTGCGGACCTATGCACCTGCGGCGTGAGGAAGAGCGCGGAGATACGGGTCGAGAAGCAGAGGAACGGCCCCACCGGGGTAGCCAGGCTCACCTTCATGAACGAGTACACCCGGTTCGAGGACCAGGCCCCGCACGAGTACGACATACAGGGCGAGTGGGTGGAGTAG
- the rpsR gene encoding 30S ribosomal protein S18, translating into MANERPERPERPERPSRPGGGRPDRREGGRPDRRPYHKKKVCRFCKDKALAMIDYKDAKALRPFVTEKGRIVPRRISGTCAKHQRMVSNALKRARNLAILPFTTTSI; encoded by the coding sequence ATGGCTAACGAAAGACCTGAGAGGCCCGAAAGGCCTGAAAGACCCTCAAGGCCGGGCGGCGGCAGGCCTGACAGGCGCGAAGGCGGACGCCCCGATAGAAGGCCCTACCACAAGAAAAAAGTCTGCCGCTTCTGCAAGGACAAGGCGCTGGCGATGATAGACTACAAGGACGCAAAGGCCCTGCGGCCTTTCGTGACGGAAAAGGGCAGGATAGTCCCGAGGAGGATTTCCGGGACCTGCGCCAAGCACCAGAGGATGGTCAGCAACGCCCTGAAGAGGGCGCGTAACCTCGCCATCCTGCCGTTCACGACTACCAGCATATAG
- the fmt gene encoding methionyl-tRNA formyltransferase, translated as MAGPAAKIIFMGTPLFAVPSLRALIAAGHHVLAVVTQPDKPRGRGLSPLPSPVKVLALENGIPVIEPLKLRDESFVERLRSLGPDLIAVVAYGKILPPAILSLPPKGCVNLHASLLPKYRGAAPINRAIMNGEKETGVCTMLMDEGMDTGDTLICERVPIGEDDTAEDLARTLSEKGAAALLNTVDLMVKDAVKPVPQDDSLATYAPVLKKEDGRVDWTRSGIEVKNQVRGLYPWPGAFTCRKGSLLKIHRGMAKESAAPAGEPGAVLEAGKDGILVACGKGAFLITELQPENKKRMSAAEFVAGYRIAQGERLG; from the coding sequence TTGGCCGGGCCGGCAGCAAAGATAATTTTCATGGGAACGCCGCTTTTCGCGGTGCCGTCTCTTCGCGCCCTCATTGCCGCAGGGCACCATGTGCTCGCGGTCGTGACCCAGCCGGACAAGCCCCGTGGAAGGGGTCTTTCTCCCCTGCCCTCTCCGGTAAAGGTCCTTGCGCTCGAAAACGGCATACCCGTAATCGAACCACTGAAATTGAGGGACGAATCCTTCGTCGAAAGACTTCGGAGCCTCGGGCCCGACCTTATCGCAGTCGTGGCCTACGGGAAGATACTGCCGCCTGCCATACTCTCACTCCCCCCGAAGGGGTGCGTCAACCTCCACGCGTCGCTTCTGCCGAAATACAGGGGTGCGGCCCCCATAAACCGGGCCATAATGAACGGCGAGAAGGAGACCGGCGTTTGCACCATGCTCATGGACGAGGGCATGGACACCGGGGACACGCTCATCTGCGAACGCGTGCCCATAGGAGAGGATGATACGGCAGAGGACCTCGCGAGGACGCTTTCGGAAAAAGGGGCCGCAGCGCTCCTTAACACCGTGGACCTCATGGTAAAAGACGCTGTGAAGCCCGTTCCGCAGGACGATAGCCTCGCCACGTACGCGCCTGTTTTAAAAAAAGAAGACGGCAGGGTCGATTGGACCAGGAGCGGCATTGAGGTAAAAAACCAGGTCAGGGGGCTCTACCCGTGGCCCGGCGCTTTTACTTGCCGGAAGGGCTCGCTTTTGAAAATACACCGCGGCATGGCAAAAGAGTCCGCAGCCCCTGCGGGCGAGCCCGGGGCCGTGCTGGAGGCGGGCAAGGACGGCATACTCGTGGCCTGCGGGAAAGGGGCTTTCCTCATAACCGAGCTTCAGCCCGAGAATAAGAAACGGATGAGCGCGGCAGAGTTCGTGGCCGGCTACAGGATCGCACAGGGGGAGCGGCTTGGCTGA
- the def gene encoding peptide deformylase translates to MILEILKYPDPFLKTKAGPVEAVDDGIRKLIDDMVETMYHAKGIGLASVQVGVDKRVVVLDVPDEDDRERVKGKNLLALVNPEIIYKEGVTTFEEGCLSVPGFTADVERASVLKVKALDRNGSPVEIEAGGLLAIAIQHEIDHIDGFLFIDRLSRIKKEMMKRKIKKALEAEEKAL, encoded by the coding sequence ATGATACTCGAAATACTGAAATATCCCGACCCTTTCCTGAAGACAAAGGCCGGGCCCGTTGAGGCCGTTGACGACGGCATAAGGAAGCTCATAGACGACATGGTCGAGACCATGTACCACGCGAAGGGAATCGGCCTCGCCTCCGTGCAGGTAGGCGTGGACAAGAGGGTCGTTGTCCTCGACGTCCCCGATGAAGACGACCGGGAGCGGGTAAAGGGAAAAAACCTTCTGGCGCTCGTGAACCCCGAGATAATATACAAAGAGGGCGTGACCACCTTCGAGGAGGGCTGCCTGAGCGTCCCCGGCTTCACAGCTGACGTCGAGCGAGCCTCGGTCTTGAAGGTCAAGGCCCTTGACAGGAACGGCAGCCCTGTCGAAATAGAGGCCGGCGGACTTCTGGCCATCGCCATCCAGCACGAGATAGACCACATAGACGGGTTCCTTTTTATCGACAGGCTCTCGCGCATAAAAAAGGAAATGATGAAGAGAAAGATAAAGAAGGCGCTGGAGGCGGAGGAGAAGGCCCTCTGA
- the hisA gene encoding 1-(5-phosphoribosyl)-5-[(5-phosphoribosylamino)methylideneamino]imidazole-4-carboxamide isomerase, translating to MIIFPAIDIKNGRCVRLTQGRMEDETVYSDEPWEVAKRWESLGASVIHLVDLDGAVEGNARNLPVIKKIISNIKIPVQIGGGIRDVKTAETYVSIPGVKRIIIGTAAYENPALVHTLTRKYPGRVAVGIDAKNGKVAIKGWVTVTDERASEFAKKLEGAGVACIIYTDISRDGMLAGPNVEATREMAESVNIPVVASGGISAIADIESYRGVPLEGMIIGKALYSGAIDLGEAIKAAGNL from the coding sequence ATGATAATTTTCCCTGCAATAGACATAAAGAACGGCAGGTGCGTGCGCCTTACGCAGGGCCGGATGGAGGACGAGACCGTCTACTCGGACGAGCCCTGGGAAGTGGCGAAGAGGTGGGAGTCCCTGGGCGCGTCGGTCATACACCTTGTCGACCTTGACGGCGCGGTCGAGGGCAATGCCCGGAACCTGCCTGTCATAAAGAAGATAATCTCCAACATAAAGATTCCCGTGCAGATAGGCGGCGGCATAAGGGACGTAAAGACCGCAGAGACCTATGTATCCATCCCAGGCGTAAAGAGGATCATAATCGGCACGGCGGCCTACGAGAACCCGGCGCTCGTCCACACCCTCACCCGCAAGTACCCGGGGAGGGTCGCGGTCGGCATAGACGCGAAGAACGGGAAAGTGGCCATAAAGGGGTGGGTCACCGTCACCGACGAGCGGGCTTCCGAGTTCGCTAAGAAGCTCGAAGGCGCGGGGGTCGCCTGCATCATCTACACCGACATCTCCCGTGACGGGATGCTTGCCGGGCCGAACGTAGAGGCGACGAGGGAGATGGCCGAAAGCGTGAATATCCCGGTCGTGGCCTCGGGCGGCATATCGGCCATCGCGGACATCGAATCATACAGGGGCGTGCCCCTCGAGGGCATGATCATCGGCAAAGCGCTCTATTCCGGCGCAATCGACCTCGGAGAGGCGATAAAAGCCGCGGGAAATCTTTAG